Proteins encoded together in one Streptomyces sp. TLI_171 window:
- a CDS encoding ABC transporter substrate-binding protein — MSSENSGTTKALAEAFHAKHPNVTVDFQYTGPDDYDKSLNLKLSSDRAPDLALLNKLGTTVKANLVRSLDDYAQAYGWGAKYPSTELDQWRASDDGKQLGAGHLWAAPAGFSVVGVYYNKEIAAQLGIQPPSTRAEFDAALAKAKAAGEVPVQLGNLQGHSSFIVQSIVDATDGAARAGDWVNGRAGATIKTAGGSAAAATLTDWAKKGYLPEGANGTDLPGAVAEFAKGHGLFLFDGSWDAQKIDKAAPGKTGFLTFPGQSGKATGIGTSVAYAIPAKAKNPDLAAAFLDFMNTPRPPRSSSTPDSSRSPTRTR, encoded by the coding sequence GTGAGCTCCGAGAACTCCGGCACCACCAAGGCTCTGGCCGAGGCGTTCCACGCCAAGCACCCGAACGTCACCGTCGACTTCCAGTACACCGGGCCGGACGACTACGACAAGAGCCTGAACCTCAAGCTCTCCTCCGACCGGGCGCCCGACCTGGCGCTGCTCAACAAGCTCGGCACCACCGTCAAGGCGAACCTGGTCCGCAGCCTCGACGACTACGCCCAGGCCTACGGGTGGGGCGCCAAGTACCCGTCCACCGAGCTGGACCAGTGGCGGGCGTCGGACGACGGCAAGCAGCTCGGCGCCGGCCACCTGTGGGCCGCCCCGGCCGGCTTCTCGGTGGTCGGCGTCTACTACAACAAGGAGATCGCGGCCCAGCTCGGCATCCAACCCCCCAGCACCCGGGCCGAGTTCGACGCAGCACTCGCCAAGGCCAAGGCTGCCGGCGAGGTGCCGGTCCAGCTCGGCAACCTGCAGGGCCATTCCTCCTTCATCGTCCAGTCGATCGTCGACGCCACCGACGGCGCCGCCCGCGCCGGCGACTGGGTCAACGGCAGGGCCGGCGCCACCATCAAGACCGCCGGCGGCAGCGCCGCCGCGGCGACGCTCACGGACTGGGCCAAGAAGGGCTACCTGCCCGAAGGGGCCAACGGCACCGACCTGCCGGGCGCGGTCGCCGAGTTCGCCAAGGGCCACGGTCTGTTCCTGTTCGACGGCTCCTGGGACGCCCAGAAGATCGACAAGGCGGCGCCGGGGAAGACCGGCTTCCTGACCTTCCCCGGCCAGAGCGGCAAGGCCACCGGCATCGGCACCTCCGTCGCCTACGCCATCCCCGCCAAGGCCAAGAACCCCGACCTCGCGGCCGCGTTCCTCGACTTCATGAACACCCCGAGGCCGCCCAGATCCAGTTCGACACCGGATTCCTCCCGGTCGCCCACGCGGACGCGGTGA
- a CDS encoding carbohydrate ABC transporter permease — protein MTSAPLHPHQPAARRPAPLPDDGRRAPRAAAPARTLRAGPRRPRSHRAAYLYLAPALALYTAFVALPWLHTMWLSLFTWDGVTPGTWAGLDNYRQVLTDPALRSSILHALGFIGFYSLLPIAIGLLLAAVIGGRGGRRYPVSRTVLFLPQVVPLVAVGVTWKWMYSTDGVVNQALRAVGLGSVTRAWLGDFTWAYVAVGLVGTWVMLGLCLIVFQAGIQKIDTSLYEAARLDGAGPVREFLAVTLPGLRAEIGVALTITVISALASFDVVYVTTGGGPGDSTTVPGVLIYRLAFTNGEVGSACALAVVLSALITLVVLAISRITREKH, from the coding sequence GTGACCAGCGCCCCCCTCCACCCGCACCAGCCCGCGGCACGGCGGCCGGCCCCGTTGCCGGACGACGGCCGGCGCGCCCCGCGGGCCGCGGCGCCGGCGCGCACCCTGCGCGCCGGGCCCCGCCGGCCCCGCTCCCACCGGGCCGCCTACCTCTACCTCGCGCCCGCCCTCGCCCTGTACACCGCGTTCGTCGCGCTGCCCTGGCTGCACACCATGTGGCTGTCGCTCTTCACCTGGGACGGCGTCACCCCCGGCACCTGGGCCGGCCTGGACAACTACCGCCAGGTCCTGACCGACCCGGCCCTGCGGTCCTCGATCCTGCACGCGCTCGGCTTCATCGGCTTCTACTCGCTGCTGCCGATCGCCATCGGCCTGCTGCTCGCGGCCGTCATCGGCGGGCGCGGCGGCCGGCGGTACCCGGTCAGCCGCACCGTCCTGTTCCTGCCGCAGGTCGTCCCGCTGGTCGCGGTCGGCGTCACCTGGAAGTGGATGTACTCCACCGACGGCGTCGTCAACCAGGCCCTGCGCGCGGTCGGCCTGGGCTCGGTGACCCGCGCCTGGCTGGGCGACTTCACCTGGGCCTACGTCGCGGTCGGCCTGGTCGGCACCTGGGTGATGCTCGGCCTGTGCCTGATCGTGTTCCAGGCCGGCATCCAGAAGATCGACACCAGCCTCTACGAAGCCGCTCGGCTCGACGGCGCCGGCCCCGTGCGCGAGTTCCTCGCCGTCACCCTGCCCGGGCTGCGGGCCGAGATCGGGGTGGCCCTGACCATCACGGTGATCTCCGCGCTCGCCAGCTTCGACGTCGTCTACGTCACCACCGGCGGCGGTCCCGGTGACTCCACCACCGTCCCCGGCGTGCTGATCTACCGGCTCGCCTTCACCAACGGCGAGGTGGGCTCGGCCTGTGCCCTGGCCGTGGTGCTCAGCGCCCTGATCACCCTGGTCGTCCTCGCGATCAGCCGGATCACCCGGGAGAAGCACTGA
- a CDS encoding carbohydrate ABC transporter permease, with product MNRRFEGLAGRAVMAAFCLAVIVPFAGIVLAALNPPGTVVGGISWPEHPTLASFGRAWSDAGFGQLLRNSTVVAAGVVPLALVCASLAGYAFALMEFRGRKVLFAFLMLGLALPYEAAVVPLYYDLRSLGLTDTPLALILALVGLFMPFGAFWMREQFLALPKEMTEAAAVDGAGSWTVLWKVLLPCARPALITLGLLYFLWAWNQFLLALILIQNPAGRTAPAGLGFFVGAHNIDVPLLSAATLIVIAPVVAVYLFFQRHFIAGMLAGAVKG from the coding sequence ATGAACCGACGCTTCGAAGGTCTCGCCGGCCGGGCCGTGATGGCCGCGTTCTGCCTCGCCGTGATCGTGCCGTTCGCCGGCATCGTGCTCGCCGCGCTGAACCCGCCCGGCACCGTCGTCGGCGGCATCTCCTGGCCGGAGCACCCCACCCTGGCGAGCTTCGGCCGGGCCTGGTCGGACGCCGGCTTCGGCCAGCTGCTGCGCAACAGCACCGTCGTCGCGGCGGGCGTCGTCCCGCTCGCCCTGGTCTGCGCCTCGCTCGCCGGGTACGCGTTCGCGCTGATGGAGTTCCGCGGCCGGAAGGTGCTGTTCGCCTTCCTGATGCTGGGGCTGGCCCTGCCTTACGAGGCCGCCGTCGTCCCGCTCTACTACGACCTGCGCTCCCTCGGACTGACCGACACCCCGCTCGCCCTGATCCTCGCCCTGGTCGGCCTGTTCATGCCGTTCGGCGCGTTCTGGATGCGCGAACAGTTCCTGGCCCTGCCCAAGGAGATGACCGAGGCCGCCGCCGTCGACGGCGCCGGAAGCTGGACCGTGCTCTGGAAGGTGCTCCTGCCCTGCGCCCGGCCCGCCCTGATCACCCTCGGGCTGCTCTACTTCCTGTGGGCCTGGAACCAGTTCCTCCTCGCGCTGATCCTGATCCAGAACCCCGCCGGGCGCACCGCCCCCGCCGGCCTCGGCTTCTTCGTCGGCGCGCACAACATCGACGTCCCGCTGCTGTCCGCGGCCACGCTGATCGTCATCGCACCGGTCGTCGCCGTCTACCTGTTCTTCCAGCGGCACTTCATCGCCGGGATGCTCGCCGGCGCCGTCAAGGGCTGA
- a CDS encoding Gfo/Idh/MocA family protein — MSHALVPAATPARTPAQPLRLLLVGAGGRGTTYADYAATTGRARVVAVAEPNPARAAAALRRHPDAALYGDWRTLAELAPDADAVIIATQDAEHREPAVRFAGLGYHILLEKPMATSEDDARQIAEAVEKAGVMLAVCHVLRYTPYTQGVKAIVDSGVLGDVMTVEHLEPVGWWHQAHSYVRGNWRRENEATPMLLAKSSHDLDWLSYVVGSRVTKVSSFGALSHFRPENRPAAAADNCLDCPVEAACPYSAPRLYLGCLGNPDRERWPLNAVTDARTPEGVVEALREGPYGRCVYACDNDVVDHQVVNLEYANGATASFTMTAFTPFTHRKTRIFGSRGSLDGDGVNVVVTDFVTGHEETVVLGVDGPDAGSGHGGGDERLVDAFLDALATGDPAHILSDPATSLESHLVAWAAERARHTDTVQTLTP, encoded by the coding sequence ATGAGCCATGCCCTCGTACCCGCCGCCACCCCGGCGCGCACCCCCGCCCAACCGCTGCGCCTGCTGCTGGTCGGCGCCGGCGGCCGCGGCACCACCTACGCCGACTACGCCGCCACCACCGGCCGCGCCCGCGTCGTCGCCGTCGCCGAGCCGAACCCCGCACGCGCCGCCGCCGCGCTGCGCCGCCACCCCGACGCCGCCCTGTACGGCGACTGGCGGACCCTCGCCGAGCTCGCCCCCGACGCCGACGCCGTCATCATCGCCACCCAGGACGCCGAGCACCGCGAACCGGCCGTCCGCTTCGCCGGACTGGGCTACCACATCCTGCTGGAGAAGCCGATGGCCACCAGCGAGGACGACGCCCGGCAGATCGCCGAGGCGGTCGAGAAGGCGGGCGTCATGCTCGCGGTCTGCCACGTCCTGCGCTACACCCCGTACACCCAGGGTGTGAAAGCGATCGTCGACTCCGGCGTCCTCGGCGACGTCATGACCGTCGAACACCTGGAACCGGTCGGCTGGTGGCACCAGGCCCACTCCTACGTGCGCGGCAACTGGCGGCGCGAGAACGAGGCCACCCCGATGCTGCTCGCCAAGTCCTCGCACGACCTGGACTGGCTGTCCTACGTCGTCGGCTCGCGGGTCACCAAGGTCTCCTCCTTCGGCGCGCTCAGCCACTTCCGCCCGGAGAACCGGCCGGCCGCCGCCGCCGACAACTGCCTCGACTGCCCGGTGGAGGCCGCCTGCCCCTACTCCGCGCCCCGCCTGTACCTGGGCTGCCTCGGCAACCCCGACCGCGAACGCTGGCCGCTGAACGCCGTCACCGACGCGCGAACCCCCGAAGGCGTCGTCGAGGCGCTGCGCGAAGGGCCCTACGGGCGCTGCGTGTACGCGTGCGACAACGACGTGGTGGACCACCAAGTGGTCAACCTGGAGTACGCGAACGGCGCGACCGCCTCGTTCACGATGACCGCGTTCACCCCGTTCACCCACCGCAAGACCCGGATCTTCGGCAGCCGCGGCTCGCTCGACGGCGACGGCGTGAACGTCGTGGTCACCGACTTCGTCACCGGACACGAGGAGACCGTGGTCCTCGGGGTGGACGGCCCCGACGCGGGCAGCGGGCACGGGGGAGGCGACGAGCGGCTGGTGGACGCCTTCCTCGACGCCCTGGCCACCGGTGACCCGGCGCACATCCTCTCCGACCCCGCCACCAGCCTGGAGAGCCACCTGGTGGCCTGGGCGGCCGAACGGGCCCGCCACACCGACACCGTGCAGACCCTCACCCCTTGA
- a CDS encoding family 16 glycosylhydrolase translates to MASRPGTGTGAPTRRHRPLIHSLLACATAAAAVLLPTQGARAADFPPNPTAKSGYTLDFDEEFDGPGLNSAKWLDSYLPHWTSTPANAKARYTIANGVLTERLDPDTPAWNAQYDSTVKISSIQSYEKDWWHRFNSSMPNDHHEPDFNGYSTKYGYFEIRAKNSAVGGGGHQAFWLVGTGDTTSTNANSEIDMIETFFAKPNNWRIAAYGWNDPDFLSSWYLSDQAVPSGSPTTEYHVYGMDWTPTQLNFYYDNQLYKTINDAPNSPMGMILGLYTDAGSGVHNDTWPKTWNVDYVRVFKNNAGYPEGYQRIKNRQTGQYLNIEGKTGNVQYGNVPATYWSSQWAKESTGDGYTRYRNRWTGEYLNTTAADAIVHYGSLPATDPTGQWTEETADGYKRLKNRSTGTYAHTENLTGNLQHGAAPSTWWTSQWSFEPAS, encoded by the coding sequence ATGGCATCTCGACCCGGCACCGGAACCGGAGCCCCCACCCGGCGGCACAGGCCGCTGATCCACAGCCTCCTGGCGTGCGCGACCGCGGCAGCAGCGGTGCTGCTGCCGACCCAGGGCGCCCGGGCGGCCGACTTCCCGCCGAACCCCACCGCCAAGTCCGGCTACACGCTGGACTTCGACGAGGAGTTCGACGGTCCCGGTCTGAACTCCGCCAAGTGGCTGGACTCCTACCTGCCGCACTGGACCTCCACGCCCGCCAACGCGAAGGCCCGGTACACCATCGCCAACGGCGTCCTCACCGAGCGCCTGGACCCTGACACCCCCGCGTGGAACGCCCAGTACGACAGCACGGTGAAGATCTCCAGCATCCAGTCCTACGAGAAGGACTGGTGGCACCGCTTCAACTCCTCGATGCCCAACGACCACCACGAGCCGGACTTCAACGGCTACTCCACGAAGTACGGGTACTTCGAGATCCGGGCGAAGAACTCCGCCGTCGGCGGAGGCGGCCACCAGGCGTTCTGGCTGGTCGGCACCGGCGACACCACGAGCACCAACGCCAACTCCGAGATCGACATGATCGAGACGTTCTTCGCCAAGCCGAACAACTGGCGCATCGCCGCCTACGGCTGGAACGACCCCGACTTCCTGTCCAGCTGGTACCTCTCCGACCAGGCCGTGCCCAGCGGCAGCCCCACCACCGAGTACCACGTGTACGGGATGGACTGGACACCCACCCAGCTGAACTTCTACTACGACAACCAGCTCTACAAGACGATCAACGACGCCCCGAACTCGCCGATGGGCATGATCCTCGGGCTCTACACCGACGCCGGCTCCGGCGTCCACAACGACACCTGGCCGAAGACCTGGAACGTCGACTACGTGCGGGTCTTCAAGAACAACGCCGGCTACCCCGAGGGCTACCAGCGGATCAAGAACCGCCAGACCGGCCAGTACCTCAACATCGAGGGCAAGACCGGCAACGTCCAGTACGGCAACGTGCCCGCGACGTACTGGAGCTCCCAGTGGGCGAAGGAGAGCACCGGCGACGGCTACACCCGCTACCGCAACCGCTGGACCGGCGAATACCTGAACACCACCGCCGCGGACGCGATCGTCCACTACGGAAGCCTCCCCGCCACCGACCCGACCGGTCAGTGGACCGAGGAGACCGCGGACGGCTACAAGCGGCTGAAGAACCGCTCCACCGGTACCTACGCGCACACCGAGAACCTCACCGGGAACCTCCAGCACGGCGCCGCCCCCAGCACCTGGTGGACCAGCCAGTGGAGCTTCGAACCGGCCTCCTGA
- a CDS encoding ABC transporter substrate-binding protein → MSAAADRTAVLALAAALVLGSAACDAAAPSEGPPSYTTLTIATSESSGMTAVLAAAFHTHHLDVVVEVRSNPRDVHDRELPGLLASDAAPDLVLLNSLGLAPPGSIRSLDDHARQYGWTRTYPASLLDQWRASDDGHQLGGGHLWAAPAGFSLVGAYYNKELASRLGITAAAGSRQLDAACTRAKAAGVLPIQLGNEQGHASLLFQSLTDSADGAARATDWVNGRTGTTLQQGGRHAAEALAEWAGRGCFPADANTVDLPGAAAAFGAGAGLYLVDGSWDAQPIDRAMHGKVGFLPFVGDNGRATGIGTSVAYAVPARARHPDAAAAFLDFLNSPEAAQIEFNAGFLPVAHADQVTTDPGSVMNDIARAWARVNEDDGLVNFFNNSTATMNTTLTEQTQRLLARQTSPTAFLTAVQEDWERAH, encoded by the coding sequence ATGTCCGCCGCGGCCGACCGAACGGCCGTACTGGCCCTCGCCGCCGCCCTCGTCCTCGGATCCGCGGCCTGTGACGCCGCCGCGCCGTCCGAGGGACCGCCCAGCTACACCACGCTCACGATCGCCACGTCCGAGAGCTCCGGGATGACCGCGGTCCTCGCGGCCGCGTTCCACACCCACCACCTCGACGTCGTCGTGGAGGTCCGCTCCAACCCCCGGGACGTCCACGACCGGGAGCTGCCCGGACTGCTCGCGTCCGACGCCGCGCCCGACCTCGTCCTGCTCAACTCCCTGGGCCTCGCACCACCGGGCAGCATCCGCAGCCTCGACGACCACGCCCGCCAGTACGGCTGGACGCGGACCTACCCCGCCAGCCTCCTCGACCAGTGGCGCGCCTCCGACGACGGGCACCAGCTCGGCGGCGGCCACCTGTGGGCCGCGCCCGCCGGTTTCTCGCTCGTCGGCGCCTACTACAACAAGGAACTGGCGAGCAGGCTCGGCATCACCGCGGCGGCCGGCAGCCGGCAGCTCGACGCGGCCTGCACCCGCGCGAAGGCCGCCGGCGTCCTGCCCATCCAGCTCGGCAACGAGCAGGGCCACGCCTCCCTGCTGTTCCAGTCGCTCACCGACAGCGCCGACGGAGCAGCCAGGGCCACCGACTGGGTCAACGGGAGGACCGGCACCACCCTCCAGCAGGGCGGCCGGCACGCAGCGGAGGCCCTGGCCGAGTGGGCCGGCCGCGGCTGCTTTCCCGCCGACGCCAACACCGTCGACCTGCCCGGAGCCGCCGCCGCGTTCGGCGCCGGAGCCGGCCTCTACCTCGTCGACGGCTCCTGGGACGCCCAGCCGATCGACCGGGCGATGCACGGCAAGGTCGGCTTCCTGCCGTTCGTGGGCGACAACGGCCGGGCCACCGGCATCGGCACCTCCGTCGCCTACGCCGTCCCGGCCCGGGCCCGGCACCCCGACGCCGCCGCAGCCTTCCTGGACTTCCTGAACAGCCCGGAAGCCGCTCAGATCGAATTCAACGCGGGTTTCCTGCCCGTCGCCCACGCCGACCAGGTCACTACCGACCCGGGAAGCGTCATGAACGACATCGCCCGGGCCTGGGCCCGGGTCAACGAGGACGACGGCCTCGTCAACTTCTTCAACAACAGCACCGCCACCATGAACACCACCCTGACCGAGCAGACCCAGCGCCTGCTCGCCCGGCAGACCAGTCCGACCGCGTTCCTGACGGCCGTTCAGGAGGACTGGGAACGCGCCCACTGA
- a CDS encoding family 20 glycosylhydrolase yields the protein MRLLRLLLATLCTAAALVLPTLATAPPALAASSTPQTVPALRQWTAGSGTFTATAATRIVVDPAFSTQLADEAATFADDLGALQGRTVSVVTGTAAAGDISLALGDGSLPAEGYRMTVGAAVAITAATDTGAFYGTRTLLQLLHQSATVPAGTAVDWPTKSERGLMIDQGRKFFTVDWVKQHIKELAYLKLNYFHFHLSDTFGFRLESSTHPEIVSTDHYSKQDIADLVTLGQKYHVTIVPEIDTPGHMNAILAAHPELKLKNSSGSASAEFVDLSLPGTYTLVKDLITEYLPLFPAPYWHIGADEYVTDYSQYPQLLTYARAHYGANATAKDTYYGFVNWSDALVRAAGKTTRMWNDGIKSGDGTVSPNADILVEYWYNYGLTPQQLAAAGHTVANESWTPTYYVLGGAKPDTKWMYETWTPDLFQGGNTLTDPTRNPGSLIHVWCDNPTAETEDQIAAGLMYPLRGLAQQTWGSPKPAATYAGFTPVVAAVGHNPAWPGLAQPGNLARNRPTTASSTETASFPAASATDGDGATRWSSAYSDPQWLQVDLGSKQSVDRVVLRWEAAYGKSFQIQVSDDTTAWRTVYTTTTGAGGVQDLTGLAGSGRYIRMYATQRGTGYGYSLYEFEVYGGSLSGTHTLTASGKALDDPASSTTSGTQLITWTPHGGPNQQWQLSPNSDGTHTLLNGASHLCMDVTGGSTTAGAAVVQAACTGSDSQHWQLTAAGSGYTVTNRKSGLVLTTASTADGAPVSQQAPTGGALQTWQLT from the coding sequence ATGCGCCTGCTCAGACTCCTGCTCGCCACCCTCTGCACCGCGGCCGCCCTGGTGCTGCCCACCCTCGCCACCGCGCCACCCGCCCTGGCCGCGAGCAGCACCCCGCAGACCGTTCCCGCGCTGCGCCAGTGGACGGCGGGGAGCGGCACGTTCACGGCCACCGCCGCCACCCGGATCGTCGTCGACCCCGCCTTCAGCACCCAACTCGCCGACGAGGCAGCGACGTTCGCCGACGATCTCGGCGCCTTGCAGGGCCGCACGGTGAGCGTGGTCACCGGTACGGCCGCCGCCGGGGACATCTCGCTCGCCCTCGGTGACGGCTCGCTGCCCGCCGAGGGCTACCGGATGACCGTCGGGGCCGCCGTCGCGATCACCGCAGCCACCGACACCGGCGCCTTCTACGGGACCCGGACGCTGCTCCAACTCCTCCACCAGTCGGCCACCGTGCCGGCCGGGACCGCCGTGGACTGGCCGACCAAGTCCGAGCGCGGCCTGATGATCGACCAGGGCCGGAAGTTCTTCACCGTCGACTGGGTGAAGCAGCACATCAAGGAGCTGGCCTACCTCAAGCTCAACTACTTCCACTTCCACCTGTCGGACACCTTCGGCTTCCGCCTGGAGAGTTCGACCCACCCGGAGATCGTCTCCACCGACCACTACTCCAAGCAGGACATCGCCGACCTGGTGACCCTCGGTCAGAAGTACCACGTCACCATCGTCCCCGAGATCGACACCCCGGGGCACATGAACGCGATCCTCGCCGCCCACCCGGAGCTGAAACTGAAGAACAGTTCCGGCTCGGCCAGCGCCGAGTTCGTCGACCTCTCGCTGCCCGGCACCTACACCCTGGTCAAGGACCTGATCACCGAGTACCTGCCGCTCTTCCCCGCGCCCTACTGGCACATCGGCGCGGACGAGTACGTCACCGACTACAGCCAGTACCCGCAGCTGCTGACGTACGCCCGCGCCCACTACGGCGCGAACGCCACCGCCAAGGACACCTACTACGGCTTCGTCAACTGGTCCGACGCCCTGGTCCGGGCGGCCGGCAAGACCACCCGGATGTGGAACGACGGCATCAAGTCCGGTGACGGCACCGTCAGCCCGAACGCCGACATCCTGGTGGAGTACTGGTACAACTACGGCCTGACGCCCCAGCAGTTGGCCGCGGCCGGACACACCGTCGCCAACGAGTCGTGGACGCCCACGTACTACGTCCTCGGCGGCGCGAAGCCCGACACCAAGTGGATGTACGAGACCTGGACGCCCGACCTCTTCCAGGGCGGCAACACCCTGACCGACCCCACCCGCAACCCCGGTTCGCTGATCCACGTCTGGTGCGACAACCCGACCGCGGAGACCGAGGACCAGATCGCCGCCGGCCTCATGTACCCGCTGCGCGGACTCGCCCAGCAGACCTGGGGCTCCCCCAAGCCCGCCGCCACGTACGCCGGGTTCACCCCGGTCGTCGCCGCCGTCGGCCACAACCCGGCCTGGCCCGGCCTCGCCCAGCCCGGCAACCTCGCCCGCAACCGTCCCACCACCGCCTCCAGTACCGAGACGGCCTCCTTCCCCGCCGCTTCCGCCACCGACGGCGACGGCGCCACCCGCTGGTCCAGCGCCTACAGCGACCCGCAGTGGCTGCAGGTCGACCTGGGCTCGAAGCAGAGCGTCGACCGGGTGGTGCTGCGCTGGGAGGCCGCGTACGGCAAGTCCTTCCAGATCCAGGTCTCCGACGACACCACCGCCTGGCGCACCGTCTACACGACCACCACCGGCGCGGGCGGCGTCCAGGACCTCACCGGCCTGGCCGGCTCCGGCCGCTACATCCGGATGTACGCCACCCAGCGCGGCACCGGCTACGGCTACTCCCTCTACGAATTCGAGGTGTACGGAGGTTCGTTGAGCGGCACCCACACCCTCACCGCGAGCGGGAAGGCGCTGGACGACCCGGCCTCCTCCACCACCTCCGGCACCCAGCTGATCACCTGGACCCCGCACGGCGGCCCGAACCAGCAGTGGCAGCTCTCCCCGAACAGCGACGGCACCCACACGCTGCTGAACGGCGCCTCGCACCTCTGCATGGACGTCACCGGAGGGTCCACCACCGCCGGAGCCGCCGTCGTCCAGGCCGCCTGCACCGGCTCCGACAGCCAGCACTGGCAGCTCACCGCGGCCGGCAGCGGATACACCGTCACCAACAGGAAGAGCGGCCTGGTCCTCACCACCGCCTCCACCGCAGACGGCGCCCCGGTCAGCCAGCAGGCCCCCACCGGCGGGGCCCTGCAGACCTGGCAGCTCACCTGA
- a CDS encoding ricin-type beta-trefoil lectin domain protein — protein MIPALALTVAATMTAATDAAVAAPAPPAGFSLTWSDDFNGAAGTGIDQSLWKYDTGPGSNFGTGEIETMTSSTSNVYYDGQGHLVLQALHSGSDPRAGWTSGRVETQSAAFGAPAGGVVRMESVLQQPNVNTSNGAGYWPAFWMLGAPLRDGVTWPKSGEVDIMEDINGRSSVFSTIHCGVNPGGPCNESTGIGSGERACPGCQTGFHDYAVEIDRSVSPEQIRFYLDGSNFYTVNANQVDATTWANAIDHPFFIIYDLAIGGGFPDAFGGGPNAATVSGGKLIIDSVAVYNKGPGSGGGGGGTVTGQTITGPGGKCVDVAGDDTGSDGTAVQLWDCQSGAKDQHWTWSGQTLQTLGKCLDIAGGNSAAGTKLQLATCNSGGYQSWVRQSDGTLRNPTSGRCIDSPSGATANGTRLQIWDCNGSGAQQFAIGTPIYGPGGKCVDVAGDDNGGDGTAVQLWDCQQATSLDQKWTWSGQTLRTLGKCLDIAGGNSAAGTKLQLATCNGGGYQNWVANGDGSMSNPTSGRCIDSPSGATANGTRLQIWDCNGSGAQKFTLA, from the coding sequence GTGATCCCCGCCCTCGCCCTCACGGTGGCGGCCACCATGACTGCGGCGACGGACGCCGCCGTGGCGGCACCCGCGCCGCCGGCCGGCTTCTCGCTCACCTGGAGCGACGACTTCAACGGCGCCGCCGGGACGGGCATCGACCAGAGCCTGTGGAAGTACGACACCGGGCCGGGCAGCAACTTCGGCACCGGTGAGATCGAGACCATGACCAGCAGCACCTCGAACGTCTACTACGACGGCCAGGGCCACCTGGTGCTCCAGGCACTGCACTCCGGGTCCGACCCGCGGGCCGGCTGGACCTCGGGGCGAGTGGAGACCCAGTCGGCGGCCTTCGGCGCCCCGGCCGGCGGGGTGGTGCGGATGGAGTCGGTCCTGCAGCAGCCCAACGTCAACACCTCCAACGGGGCAGGCTACTGGCCGGCGTTCTGGATGCTCGGCGCGCCGCTGCGCGACGGGGTGACCTGGCCGAAGTCCGGCGAGGTCGACATCATGGAGGACATCAACGGCCGCAGCTCGGTCTTCAGCACCATCCACTGCGGGGTGAACCCGGGCGGCCCGTGCAACGAGTCGACCGGCATCGGCTCGGGCGAGCGCGCCTGCCCGGGCTGCCAGACCGGCTTCCACGACTACGCGGTGGAGATCGACCGCTCGGTGTCGCCGGAGCAGATCCGTTTCTACCTGGACGGGAGCAACTTCTACACCGTCAACGCCAACCAGGTCGACGCGACGACCTGGGCCAACGCGATCGACCACCCGTTCTTCATCATCTACGACCTGGCGATCGGCGGCGGCTTTCCCGACGCCTTCGGCGGCGGCCCGAACGCGGCCACCGTCTCGGGCGGCAAGCTGATCATCGACTCCGTCGCCGTGTACAACAAGGGCCCCGGCTCCGGCGGCGGTGGCGGCGGCACCGTCACGGGCCAGACGATCACCGGTCCGGGCGGCAAGTGCGTGGACGTGGCCGGGGACGACACGGGCAGCGACGGCACCGCCGTGCAGCTGTGGGACTGCCAGTCCGGCGCCAAGGACCAGCACTGGACCTGGAGCGGCCAGACCCTGCAGACCCTCGGCAAGTGCCTGGACATCGCGGGCGGCAACAGCGCCGCGGGCACCAAGCTGCAACTGGCCACCTGCAACAGCGGCGGCTACCAGAGCTGGGTGCGCCAGAGCGACGGCACCCTGCGCAACCCGACCAGCGGCCGCTGCATCGACTCCCCGTCGGGAGCGACCGCCAACGGCACCCGCCTCCAGATCTGGGACTGCAACGGCTCCGGCGCCCAGCAGTTCGCCATCGGCACCCCGATCTACGGCCCCGGCGGCAAGTGCGTGGACGTGGCCGGGGACGACAACGGCGGCGACGGCACCGCCGTGCAGCTGTGGGACTGCCAGCAGGCCACCTCGCTCGACCAGAAGTGGACCTGGAGCGGCCAGACCCTGCGCACCCTCGGCAAGTGCCTGGACATCGCGGGCGGCAACAGCGCCGCCGGGACCAAGCTCCAACTCGCCACCTGCAACGGCGGCGGCTACCAGAACTGGGTCGCCAACGGCGACGGCTCGATGTCGAACCCGACCAGCGGCCGCTGCATCGACTCCCCGTCGGGAGCGACCGCCAACGGCACCCGCCTCCAGATCTGGGACTGCAACGGCTCCGGCGCCCAGAAGTTCACCCTCGCCTGA